The Tenrec ecaudatus isolate mTenEca1 chromosome 17, mTenEca1.hap1, whole genome shotgun sequence sequence GAGCTACTGCCTCGAACAAGACACAGAGCACTGGTACTCTGCAGGTCACCGCCCCCCTGGGGCTCCCTCCTCCTGACACCCTGACTGCAGTCACCAGCACCCTGCGCTCGCCATCACGCAGCAGTTTCCCATTTTGGAACTTCCCAATTTATAAGTCTGAGTTCAATTTTTGGATATAGTATTAATTCTTTTCTATCTGGCTTCAACTGCGCTTTGTGAGCTTCATTCACGTAGTTGTGTGTGGTCCTAAGTACAATCAATCGCATAGTATTGTGCGAAGTGAATTAAGTCATATATACGAtacatattttttattattaaaagatcattttaggggggggctcttacaactcttataacaatccatacacatacgaAATATTTTAACCCATTTTCCTGCTGACAGACACACGGGCTAATGGCTGATTTGGGTGTTTCCGAAGTGCGGCTGTGGAAGTTCTCGTCCTTGTTACTGCAGGAACTGCATCTGAGAGTGGACTGCCCAGGTCAGCAGTATGAGCCCCAGCGTAGCGGAACTGCAGGAGCAGGGCTGGGATTCAGAGCCAAATGTGGATGCCAGCATCCCTTTCCCTCACATTCCTGAAGCTGAATCAGGATTTACGTTTGTGAGGGTCTTTTCTTTgtgttaataaatcattttattggatgctcttagtgctcttataacaacccatacatcaactgtatcaagcacatgtgtacataatgttgccatcattattttcaaaacattttctttctacttgaggccttggaatcagctcttttTGCCCTTCCTTCcttaccctcccacccttgtgtccCCTTGATAAAatttaaatgattattatttttatatcttacaccaaccaatgtctcccttcacctacatttgtgttgttcgtcccccttggtGGGCGGGTACATGTCAATCGTTgccatcagttgcccctttctccccactaccctcatggtatcgctactcccactactgtacgTAAGGGGGTtggttgtctgtcctggattccctgtgttgagggctcttatctgtaactgtacatgctctggtctagtggtttgtaaggtagaactcgggtcatggtagtggtggtggtgggaaagcATTAAAAAAGTTTGTGAAGTTCTAGGGGGCACAGGGGTGGGGACGGGGACACGGATGGCAATGATGACAGAGGAACCACACTTGAGGGGGACGAACACCAGGATAGCAGTGTAGGGGTTGAATGGGCGGTGTAAGGTATGTATAATAATGTATAATAATGATAACAATACACAAGGGTGGCTgggttggtgagggaggggataaaaaggagCTATTAACAAAGGGCCCCaaagaaagatgttttgaaattATTGATGgcaggcaacatttgtacaagtcCACTTGATATaatagatgcatggattgttataatatatgtaagtgccccaagaaaatgatttggtaaaaaaatatataaatgaccATCCAAAAATAAGAGGAGCTATATccagggctaaagtagaaagcaaatggtttgagactgatgacggcaacaaatgtacaaatgtgcttgacacacaatgaagggatgtatggattatgatgagatgtatgagaccccaataaaatgattaaaagaaaaacaactcccaataaataaataaaatgtctgTGAAGTTCTAaagtggggcgggtgggggggctgggggcGCAGTCATTGACTGCAGGGTGAGTCACCTGCCCCAGCTCTGTCTCAGGCGGGTTCACTAGGCGCGAGGCAGGACGCGATCTTGTAAGCCAGCAGCGTCCGTTCCTGCTGCCTGTGCAGCGGCTCCCTTTCCATACGCACAAACAAGTGTCTTGTGAGGAAAACCTCTAAGGAAAActtaatttttccacaaaagtCCGTTTAAAAACCACTGCGGGGGACACACAcatagatgaagcctctggtgaaccccctctgaccacagaccaggggaGTGACCAGCCTCGAGATCGACCATGCGGAGGGCACTGGAAAGTGATTTTGGAAGCTGTAActaggttaaaatctaacaccttatcatttgatctccctttgacccattttaactttgttctagtttttaatattttcttcattcctttCAATTGAGGAATCGTTCCTATTGTTTTTTGTGTTTCTCTCTTTTGCTACTATTGTTTGTTTTTCGGTACATAAAATGTAGGATGGGCAAATCTAGAGAGAGAGTGGACTGGGTTAATGGTTCgttggggtatggcaggggaggttggtggggGGAATAGGGAGCTAGTAACAAAGATTacaagaaagatgaaaatgctctaaaattgattgtggtgatgactgtccaGGCCTGAATATGACTGAACAGTTGAACTGCATGAGATGTAAATTATGTGCTAATAAACTTTGTTTTTTTGAAAGAAACATCAAGACTTCACTGGAAACTCAAAATTAAAATGTTTGTCATGTTATCTCAACTTATTTGCTGACAGCTTAGCTGGTTTCTCGGATTCTTAGGCGTTAGCGGCGTCTCACACCCCAGCTGTGCGTTACAGACCAGCAAGTGCTCCGGAGGGCAGAGTGGGAGCAGAATGCTCGGCTCCTCTCAGTGAGCCTCCCTCCTCTCAGCACCGGTTGCTTGGGCAGTTTTAATACCTTCCAACTATTACCTTTGAATTGCAGCTTATCTAGCTTTTCCAAGCGTTCTCAGCAGAACTGCTACAGAGAGTGGACACCGGCTGTGCTCCAGTCATTCCGACTTTTAACAACCAGGGTGAATGAGAAATTCCTTCACTGACTAAAGGCACAGGGTTTGTAGCTTTTAAGTGAACTTACAGAGTAGATTGTCTTGAATTCGACTGCACAGTTAACTACGGTGGCACTCTGGTGGTTTACAGGAACTTGTACTAATTTTGTAACTACTATAGTcttaccaacaaaacaaaacaaagatttcaagggggtttcaaaaatttgtggaagaattccactatttttaattcaatttttccacaaaatttttgaagcctgCTCATATTACATTATGAAAATTGATTCTGCAGCACTTGATTTCAGGTAGCGATGAGCACATACCGTATTCTAGTATCTAATAATTCCTTAATCATTGCTACAACTTCATCATCTTCTTCAGATCCTAGAAACAATCATAAAGACAAATACAACGGTATAGATTTTATATTcatacaataaaacacaaaaatttaAATTTCATTACTCATTAAAAACATAAAAGCATACATACATAACTTAGTGTCATGATATAACCAATTTGGGGGAAATAGATCATCTATttaatttgaaggaaaaaaatcagagCACTGATCAATCCAACATTTGGTAATAAAGGATAAAATACTGAAACACCTTGACCTGCTAATCACGTTAGTCTTTAAAATCTTGGGCCAATAAATCTGTAaactttcatcattctcaaagattGAAAAGTAGAAGAGAAAACGAGGATTCTGATGAGAACGTTTGAGACAAAAAGGCACACCTGGTTTTGTTAAGTTATATCTTCAACTTCTCAATTTAGCAGTTTTCAAAGAGGCTCAGTATCATAGACAGAAGCCTTCTGGAAATTTCCAAAATGTTTTACATTaggctttttgtttttgctttacaTTGTCGTTATTTACTAATCTTCATCAATACCTCCCGAGGTATCTTTGAGACATTTAATTACCGTTGGAAAAACTACTAATCCAGAGAGTACAAATTATAGATCAAACATAAGCATCCTAACAACCTCCAGTCATGAATATCCTGCACACTCTTTACATGTTGCCATTTCTATATGGAAATTTACAGATGAGATCATCCACCATCCTATAGCTTGCTCTTTTCTATTTAATATAACTTTGACAGCAGTTTCACTTCTAAAACTGTTCTCTGAAGAAACTCTCCACATATGCACAGGAAGACTTATACAAGAATGTCCACTGCAGCAATGTTTATaagaaaaattatataaataacTCCATTGGCGATAAATAAGAGCACGAAGCCCTTAACAAACTAACTCATATAATGAGATACTAGCAAGCATTTAAAGTAAATAaactacattttctaatggaaggcAACTGCAGTACAGCACAGGTTACTTAAGATTTAAGAACATTAACCTGGACGATATCATCTTTACAAGAGACAAGGGGAGCAACAGTATAAAAACATAAaaacttgatgtatgtatatgtatggattgtgataagagttgtatgagcccctaataaaatgtaaaaaaaagaaaagaggagagaaaaaaaagaaaatgattagggcaaagaatgtacagatgtgctttataaaattgatgtatgtatatgtgtggattgtgataagagttgtatgagcccctaataaaatgttttaaaaaaaacataaaaactttttttaaaaaaaccaacatttATACACATAGCCGAAAATAGGAGGAAAAAGTTATGGAGTCTTGGGGTTGTAAGTGtatctttaatgttttattttaaagtagGTTGAAAGCAACTAAGATAAAAGTTAACAGTTGCTCACTCTGAATGTGGGGCTAGTTGGTGAGCACTATTTTTTCCTACATGCTTGAACATTTGGATTCCAGTCTTCAAAATGAGGGCAGCACCACTACATATGAAGCTGTCCCCTCAAATGTGTCTGGAGCGACCTGATCTGggcactgtcatcgagtcgacgCCGACTCGCAGcagcccagaggacagggtagaactgcaactGCTCTTACAGGTGTGGGAAACCCCGTCTGTCtccattggagcagctggtggtttcgaactgctgaccttgtggactgcAGCTCAACGTGTAGCCACTCAGCAACCAAGGCTCCCTGAGTTAACGACATTCAATGAGAAAAGCCTGTATCCCCATTACTTTGAAACCAGAGCAAATGCGAATGAATTAGAGAAACAGAAACCGCCAAAGTACATGTTAATTGACCCGCACAATAAGGTACCTGCTTCTGAAGCTGTTTCCTCAGTAACCAGGGGTAAGCCAGAAGCAAAGAAGTCCATGACCGCGGCATAGATGTCCGGCTTCAACAAATTCCAGTCTAACTCTTCACTCTGCTGTGAAATGGAAGGAAACACTACATTCCCATACAAGGACCAAGATAAATTCAGAACACCACCTGGCAACTTTTTCCCACCGGTTTCCTACTGTGTAAGATTTCCCACTTCTGGAGAACACATGCCAGTGCTGAGTTCAGCTCTCATACTCCCAATACACCCCCGTTCCTTCATGAACTCAGCCAGTCAAGCCTTTATTGAATGTGCTGCAGTGGAAACATGTCTCACCAAGGCTACACTGTTGAAGGACTGGTGGGTTACCAGCATGACTGACATCAATGAGAAAGATTTCATAACTATTTCCTGTCTATTACCTGGCCAGGGAGTGGATCCCATCATAGGACAGGCTTGTTAAACACCTAAAAAGTACAGTGCCCACTGTCCTAAAGTCCATTCCAAAatctagcaatcctataggatagTCAAGttgcccctggggtttccaaggctgtgaatccttCAGAAGTGGAGTGTGAGCcctttctcccacggggcagTTAGTGGGTTTAATTCACCACCTTCTGGTTAATCACCAAGCGCTTGAACCCCGGTATCACCAGGGTTTCCCCGGCAGAGCAGTGGCCACCCATTCTCCACGGTTCTCCTTTCTGCAGGTCGTTGCCTGGGATCAACCACGgtccaaaatattaaaaagaaaatcccaaaagtCAATGATTCAAAAGTTTTAAATTGTGCATGTTTTATGGCGCACACTGAAATCTCGCACCGTTCTGCTGTTTCCCCTGGAACGTGAATCATCTCTTGGGGTCAGCGTATCTGCATGTAAGCTGCCCACCTTTTGCGTCATTAAGTTATCAGGTGAGTCACTGAGTTATCTTGGCTATCAGGTGGACTATAACAGTGCTGGTAATGAACTGGTCCATTTTAATCATTAGTTATTGGTAGTAATCTTACTTTGCCCAGCTTCTAAGTTGAACTTTATCATAGATATGTAGGTACAGTGTTGGTAAAAATAAGGGTTTGGAACTAATCATGGCCTCAGGCTTCTACCTGGGGTCCTGAAATGTATTCcctggggggcgagggggggcACTACTGTACGAACATCTAGTGAGGGAAAGGTGAAATGTTTTTAAAGAGGAGCTATTCTGGAGGCAAAACGTAGATGCAGCCTCATGCCCtgatgaaagaaaacaaatcaaaTGCACAATTCCAGCTGTTGCACTTCACTGCATGTCCTGGTCTTATCTTGGGCTGAGGCACTTCACTCAAGTAAAACTAGTGCAGTCTCAGACATTTCCAGAAGGGTCCAGGACAGACAGACAAGGAACAGACCAAAGCAAGGAAAAGGAAAAGTTAAAGAGAAAACTTTGTGTAGTTTTTAACTATCAAAACTTTTATAATAGCATTGATTAgatgtttaaaaattatatacatttttaaaataagcatataGTTTCTAACTATGAAATGAAGGCAATACCTAATTGGTAATTAAGTTAGATAGTacaagggagcgtcaaatgaattCCAAAAAGGGAGTTGAAAGATAACGATATTTTTAcattaacttttttttctttttataatcactttactgggagctcatacaactcttatcgcaatccatacatgtccattgtgtcaagcacatttgtacatttgttgccatcatcattctcaaaacatttgctatctgagcctttagtatcagcttctcatttttcccctccttccccaacacttgataatctataaattattactttttcatgttttacactgactgatgcctcccttcacccacttttctgttgtccttcccccctgggaggttataggtagatcttgtgattggttccccctttctcccccaccctcccccctttccctcctggtatagctactctcgatattggtcctgaggggtttatctgtcttggattccctgtgtttccagctcttatctgtacccatgtagatgctctggtctagccagatttgtaaggtagaattggggtcatgatagtgggagggaagcgttaaaaaactagaggaaaggtgtgtgtttcatcggtgctatactgcagacCGAGATGAAGAATTAGTAGAAATAACACTTGGAAGCCAAAATTCTGAGCCTGCTGAGGTGGAACTGAGGCTCTGCCATAGACTAGCTGTGGACtcctccaagctcactgccttggCGTCAGTgctgacgcacagcgaccctgtgggtttccaagactgtcactgctgACAGGAGACAGCCCAGTCTTCCGCGGAGATtccatggtttcgaactgccaatcaCTCGGATCAtatgcagcccaacaagtaaccaccgcaccaccaggcctcctagacgCTGTATTTAATCCTCTGAAAATCAcgcttttttttcttctgtgtcaTTTCACTTCCACTTAAAAATTTATTAAGTGACTGAAACTGTGAGATGTGAACTTCATGTGAGAATGTAATGGAGTCTGCAGATGAGTGCAGGGCTGGGAACCGGACAGCCCTTCTAGTCTTGCTTACGAGCCCGAGTTTACCTTTGTGACCGTGATGAAATCTGGGCCAAGGAAGACACTTTTCACTCCTTCAATTCTGAATAATTGCCTGGAAATACAGAAAAGTAAACCTTTATTATGGACCAAGTTAGGCATGCAGAGACATGGAGAAACCGTAAAAGATGCTCCAGGGAGCCCGGTGATCCCTGCATGAACATACCTAGCCAGAGGGGAGCGAAACGCTGACGCTGGCGTGGGGAAATCCATGGTCCTCGTCTCCAGAACTGGTCTTCCCGGGATGAACTTTAAGCTGTTGGGGTTTGGAGTAGCCTGTGTCTGAATAAACATGCTTCTCACTAGGAGAGAAGAGAGGACTGTATGGTGACATTAGTCAACCACTTTCCGAGGGCTCGTACCGAGAACCAAAAGAAACATGGTTAAAAAGACAACAAGCCTTTACTGTCCAACTCAATGGAATATGACTTTATAGGGACATATGTATCAATAGATTCAGATTTAGGATAGTGACATAGAATTTATGTTCATATTCTGATTAGTTTGTTATTCTACAGATTCTGGCAACCTCCTCACTCAGTCAGGAGGTACGTCAGAATTCCAGAGTACTGTGTGCATTTTATTTGGTGACCTGGCATCAATGGCTATCATAATCACAAGTCATCACTGTTCTATTAACAGATATCCTCTGGCACAGTAGTTCAGCTAATCAACACAAGAGCAGTTCAAGgccatcagctgctccgagggaggaaaGCTGTAGTCATCTacatctgtaaagagttacagccataACACAAGAATAGAGCCTGggctcttaaaggtttgtcttcaaacgAGCAGCcccctaagtgaggcatcaatagtccacaagataaaagtacaccagccggtgtgatccaaggatggtgaagaataaaatccaaatccaaaggagggaatggtatcagagcttaaatgtgaacacccaatttgcagaaggcaaGGATGACCGTGGGAACTCGGAATCCGGCTGCAGGTCCCTGTGTGAAAGAAGCCTCTGATGAACCCCTCCAATCATGGTTGAGAGAGATGAataaatagccttgctatcagactgaGAAAGAATGTCACAAACGAGATCATGACAGATGTGATGAGGCTACAGCTTACCTCCCTTTGATcactgatctcccttttgactcattttaaaattgttccactttttaatactttctgcttttttCTTGATTGGGATTTTTACACCGCttaattttgttattattgttggtcATTTGTATGTAGGCGCTTCTTTTTTCCTTTGCGTTTATGAAGTCTGGGATGGGTGAAGCCAGAGAGACACTACCTGGATTAGGGGCTTACAGGGGACACGGGGTGGGGCCTGGGGGTTGGAGGAATGAGAAGCTAATACTGAACAGAAGAGGGAAGAAATGTTCTGaactgattatacaactctttttaatatgactgaagtatggaAGTATATGTGAGCCATATGCCAATACAATGagattatatattataaaatcgGAAACCATAAGAAGTatttctactccgtcctataagGTCCTATAAGTTGGATTTCCTCAAAGGCAACTAGTtgattgtttttggttttggtagTAATAACATGGCAAAATGTTACATTCTCTTCTTTTCAATGCCCCACATCTCTTAAAAATAATCAAGACTAATTCGTAATTTATAATAATAGCTAATATTTATTATTTGCTTATGATCTAACAGAGTTATGGGCTGAGAATATGTTTATGTCTTTAATAACCATATTATTATTCTAACTTTATCAATGAAGAAACTACGGTTTATAAATGTTAAGTAACTTATCCAAGGTTATATAGTTAGTATTATAAAATGAGTATAAATTAGAACCTATGTAAATTACTTTAtggaatattttaaaactatcttAATTGGTTCTTTGCTTTTAGGGCCAAGAATAGATTGAGGATGACTTCATTAAAACAATAAAGAGGTAACTGGAGCTTTAATTTCCCATCTTGCTATTAGGAAAACAAATAGCACAAAGGTAAAACTAGGACTTTAACAGCTTTCAAACCATAAAACAGCCCTCATTATTCATTATGAAAATAGGCCTTTTGAAAAATATATCATCCTAGAAGAGtatgcttaagtagagagcagtaCTAAATAACAACTTAAATTTACTGAGAACTTCTCTTGTGGGACAGGGAGTCAGGCATTTTATAAGTTTTTCAGCTTTAATCCTTACATCCTCCCAAGAAGGAACGTCTTTATCTCACTTGACAAGTTAGAAAACTAAAGCTCATGATCAGTCCGCTAATTAAGAGACACAACCAGGATTTAAACCTGACCAATTTTCACGCTCGGATTCTCGCAACCACTGTGCACACTGAGACTTCATACCTGCTTGTGTCAAGCCCACACTGCAAACATAGTTTAAGTTTGAAAGAGACCAGATTTGGTAACACATGTAGTTGGATGGAAGTACTTTTCTTAACCATGCTAGAGAAGAATCTAATCTGACAGCTGAGAGTTTTTCTGCATCTCTCTGAGAAGTTCCAGCTAATTGATGTTGAACAATTTCCTTGGTAAAGTAGGAATTAAAACTAAACTCCCACAAACTCTGCTAATGCCACtgtcctaaaaagaaaaacagctttttttttttttggtggggttgATATCAAGGACTTCAAGAAGGAACagcatgttttgaaactgattgtgcatGACTGCTTGGTGTGCCTGGACTCTGGAACGGTAtggtatctgtattagctccgaATGAAAAGGTTTGGGGGGAAAGACAGGGAAAAAAAGATACCAGTTGGTAGACTTGGTGGCCAGAGAAAtcctaaaaagagagagagaacttcgCTGTCCAGGCACTTGACTTAAAATACACAGTtaagcctgtgaaagctggagcCTAGCTTAAGGAGGAAACTTGTCAGAGAAAGAACGTGTAAATGCTTTCCATCACTACCTGCAGCCAACTAACTCCTGAAAACTTACAGAATAAAGGGGGAACACTAAAGCAGGTGCGGCCCACCTTCTGTAAAATAtgagagaccaaaaaaaaaatatgAAAGACCTCAGTGTTCTCCTTTTAACCCATTTTCCTCATAGCCTTTCTTTACAAGTTATTGGAAACACATCTCTACACAAATTAGGCCCTCTGCAAGCATCTGGAGAATTACATCCGGCTTTATTTCTATTCACTCCATTCGAGTAAACTACATTTGCAGAAAGTAAAAaatgggaggagtggggagggaagggaaaaatgaggagccgataccaatggctcaagaagaaagcaaatgttttgagaatgatgatggcaacaaatgtacaaatgtgcttgacacaatggatggatagaaggTTTGTGATGAGTTgaacaagcccctaataaaatggttttaaataaaaaatgttttgaaatgtttaAAGATAAAAATGGTATGTGAAAAAGAATCATGAGTAAATTTTACA is a genomic window containing:
- the NFU1 gene encoding NFU1 iron-sulfur cluster scaffold homolog, mitochondrial isoform X4 — translated: MFIQTQATPNPNSLKFIPGRPVLETRTMDFPTPASAFRSPLARQLFRIEGVKSVFLGPDFITVTKQSEELDWNLLKPDIYAAVMDFFASGLPLVTEETASEAGSEEDDEVVAMIKELLDTRIRPTVQEDGGDVIFRGFEDGIVQLKLQGSCTSCPSSIITLKSGIQNMLQFYIPEVEGVEQVMDDESEEKEANSP
- the NFU1 gene encoding NFU1 iron-sulfur cluster scaffold homolog, mitochondrial isoform X2, translated to MAAAAAARRVGVAAAAAPGLRSRFLHLSPHAVKKQPLRYFVQRPLFPLPSTLGTPVLSSLLVRSMFIQTQATPNPNSLKFIPGRPVLETRTMDFPTPASAFRSPLARQLFRIEGVKSVFLGPDFITVTKSEELDWNLLKPDIYAAVMDFFASGLPLVTEETASEAGSEEDDEVVAMIKELLDTRIRPTVQEDGGDVIFRGFEDGIVQLKLQGSCTSCPSSIITLKSGIQNMLQFYIPEVEGVEQVMDDESEEKEANSP
- the NFU1 gene encoding NFU1 iron-sulfur cluster scaffold homolog, mitochondrial isoform X1, which codes for MAAAAAARRVGVAAAAAPGLRSRFLHLSPHAVKKQPLRYFVQRPLFPLPSTLGTPVLSSLLVRSMFIQTQATPNPNSLKFIPGRPVLETRTMDFPTPASAFRSPLARQLFRIEGVKSVFLGPDFITVTKQSEELDWNLLKPDIYAAVMDFFASGLPLVTEETASEAGSEEDDEVVAMIKELLDTRIRPTVQEDGGDVIFRGFEDGIVQLKLQGSCTSCPSSIITLKSGIQNMLQFYIPEVEGVEQVMDDESEEKEANSP